Part of the Sinorhizobium terangae genome is shown below.
GATGGAAAAGCGCAATGTGATGAAATCGGGCGTGCTCTGGAACCAGGTCGTGACCGAAACGCACAAGGCGAAATATGCCGATGTGCAACTGGAGCATATGCTGGCGGATGCCGGCGGCATGCAGCTGGTGCGCCAGCCGAAGCAGTTCGACGTGATCGTCACCGACAACCTCTTCGGCGACATGCTGTCCGACGTCGCCGCCATGCTCACCGGTTCGCTCGGCATGCTGCCTTCCGCCTCGCTCGGCGCGCCGGATCCGAAGACCGGCAAGCGCAAGGCGCTCTACGAGCCCGTGCACGGCTCGGCACCGGACATTGCCGGCAAGGGCATTGCCAACCCGATCGCCATGATCGCCTCCTTCGCCATGTGCCTGCGCTATTCCTTCAACCTCGTGAAGGAAGCCGACAACCTCGAAAAGGCGATCGCCAACGTGCTCGACAAGGGCATCCGCACCGGCGACATTATGGCGGAAGGCGCTCGCCAGGTCGGCACCACCGAGATGGGCGACGCGATCCTCGCCGAGTTCAAGGCGCTTTCGGCCTGATCCGGCACAACGACGCCTGACGTTCTTCCTTCGGCTCACGCCGATGAGGTTCGACAAAAACACCTCCGGAGACGCTTCCGGAGGTGTTTTTCATTCGGGTCTTGATTTCGTCGCGATCGGCTTCACATGCAGGAGGATGCCGAACAGGTCGGATATGAATCAACCGCTTGCTTCCACAGCCTGGATCTTCCTGACGACGCTGCTGCTCGTGCTCGCATTCGTCCCCTTCGATCCGCAATTGTCGCATTGGGCTCAGAACCTGCCGGACGAGATCGTCGAGTTCAACCGGGAGATCACCGATATCGGCAGCGCGGCCTGGATGATCTACACGTCGGCCCTGCTTCTGCTCGTCGCCTTCATTGTCCGACGTACGGCGCATCAGGACGCGCTTCGGCACAAGGCTCGAACCGCGCGCAATCTGTCCGCCTATTTTCTTCTGACGATCGGCACGGCAAGCACGGTGGTGCATGGACTGAAATTCCTGATCGGCCGCGCACGCCCGGAACTTTTCGCTGAATACGGCGCCTACAGCCTCACGCCCTTCACGAGCGACCGGCTGTTTGAAAGCTTCCCTTCGGGTCATTCAACGGCCGCCGGCGCCCTGTTCGGTGCCTTCGCGATGCTGATGCCGCAGTTGAGGCCCGTGTTTCTGATCCTGGCGCTGGCGATCGGCGTCTCGCGGGTGATCGTCGGCGCGCACTATCCGAGCGATGTCGCCGCCGGCCTGCTGCTCGGTCTTTGGGTCGCGATTATGGTCGCCTTCGTTTTTGCCCGGCAAGGCTGGCTCTTCCGGCTGGACGCAGGCGGCTGGCCGGCGCCGAAAAGAGCGATTTCCCAGCAAAAGGAAAAATAAAAAAGCCGGCGCGGAAGACCGCGCCGGAGTCAGGAGAGTTCGCCGGCGGGATGAGGAACGGGCTCTCCGCCCGCATCCCGCATCGTGATTTAGTCCATGGCGTGGATATCGCGGTCCTTGGTCTCGGGCAGGAACAACAGGCCGATGACCAGTGTGATGCCGGCGAAGACGATCGGATACCAGAGGCCGTAATAGATGTCGCCCCGGGCCGCGCTCATCGCGAAGGCCGTTGCCGGCAGCAGCCCACCGAACCAGCCGTTGCCGATATGGTAGGGCAACGACATGCCGGTGTAGCGGATACGGGTCGGGAAGAGCTCGACCAGCAGAGCCGCGATCGGGCCGTAGACCATCGTCACATAGATGACGAGGACGCTCAGCACGGCGATGATCGTCGTCCAGTTGACGCGGGCCGGATCGGCCACCATCGTGAAGGCGCCGCCCTTGTCGATCGCATAGACCGCCATTTCCTTGGCGCCGCCGACTTCTTCCTTCGTCAGCAGCTTGTCGGCAACCAGCTTGTCGGCCGGTACCATGGCCTTTTCGCCAGCGCGGACAGCAGCGGCGTCAAGCGCCAGTTCCGGATTGGCCGCGACGAAGGCGTCGAGCTTGGAATCCGGCACCTTGGCGACACCGCGCACGAGCGGGTAGCCGGCGGCCTGCAGCGCCATGTTGACCTGCTTGCTGAAGGCCGCGTCCTCGGCCTTCGCCTTGTCGCCGGCGGCAATCGCATCGTAGCTGGTGATCGTCGTTTCGCCGATCTTGACGGTCGCCGGTGTTCCCGCCGCCGCAGTGCTCACGACGTCATAGGGAACGGAGTTCTTGGTCAGGAAAGCAGTCGCGATGTCGCACGAGCTCGTGAACTTCTGCACGCCTGTCGGGTTGAACTGGAAATTGCAGTTGCCGGGAGCCGCCGTAACCGTGGCGCGGACATTCTCCTGGGCCTCGGCAAGCGCCGGGTTTCCGGCCCAGGTCAGCGCCTTGAACAGCGGGAAGTAGGTGAGCATGGCAAGCAGCAGGCCCGCCATGATGATCGGCTTGCGACCGATCTTGTCCGACAGCCAGCCGAAGACGACGAAGAAACCAGTGCCGATGAGCAGCGATGCGGCCACCATCAGGTTGGCCGACTGGCCGTCCACCTTCAGGACGCCCGTGAGGAAGAAAAGCGCGTAAAACTGGCCCGAGTACCAGACGACCGCCTGGCCGACCACCGCACCGAAGAGTGCCAGAATGGCAATCTTGGCATTCTTCCACTGGCCGAAGGCTTCCGTCAGAGGCGCTTTCGAGCCCTTGCCCTCTTCCTTCATCTTCTTGAAGGCGGGCGATTCGTTCATCTTCAGGCGGATCCAGACGGAAACGCCGAGAAGCACGCAGGAAAGCAGGAACGGCACGCGCCAGCCCCACTCGGCGAAGGCTTCCTTGCCGACCGCGAACTGCACGAGCAGGATCACCACCAGCGACAGGAAGAGACCGAGCGTTGCCGTCGTCTGGATCCACGAGGTGAAGTAGCCACGGCGCCCGTGCGGTGCGTGTTCAGCAACGTAGGTCGCGGCACCGCCATATTCGCCGCCAAGCGCCAGGCCCTGCAGCAGGCGCAGACCGATCAGGATGATCGGCGCGCTGATGCCGATGGAGGCCGAACCCGGCAGGACACCGACCAGGAAGGTCGACAGACCCATGATCAGGATGGTGACAAGGAACGTATATTTGCGGCCGACGAGGTCGCCGAGACGGCCGAAAACAAGCGCGCCGAACGGGCGCACCAGGAAGCCGGCCGCAAAAGCGAGCAACGCGAAGATGGACTGCGTTGTGGACGGATACTGGCTGAAGAAGGTCGCGCCGATATAAAGAGCAAGCGAACCATAAAGGTAGAAATCGTACCATTCGAAGACGGTACCGAGCGACGAAGCGAGGATAACTTTCCTCTCCTCACCGGTCATGGGGCCGGCTTTTGCGCCGTCCACGGTTGCGACATTTGCCATTTTGATGATCCTCCACTCCAAATTGGCATATTGGAGCGCCCATTCCCCGATCCGACGTTCCTCCCTGAACATCCGGACGTGGTGCGCCTTGTATGAAGATGTCAGAAAAGTAGTGCGCGAGGCAGCGATGCTTTCGGCTTATGACTTTGGTCTAATGCGGCGATCGGGCGCGCCGCCGGGGGGGATCACGCAAAAGTGCGGCGCGGCTCCCGCACTTTCGGCGCTGATGGCCGGGAAGCTATGGTGGCGGACAAGGGCCGCGGCTTGACTCTTGCCGAAAACCGCGTATGAGCAGCGGCGAACGAGGAAACTGCCATGCGACCGAACGGTCCGTCCATCGCTGCGCTGATCTTGCCGGTACCTGCCGGAGAGGCTCGCCATTTCTCGCTCGCTAGCAAAACAACGGCCAAAACGACGACGAAAACCGTCTGACGTCTCTGGCCCTCCGCTCTCTCCCCGGTCCGGCCGGGGACAGGAAACCTCGCGGGCGTTCCGCGCGGCTTCCCCCTCCACCAGACGAGGAGAGACAGAAAGAGAGCTTAGATCATGGGTTTCAAGATTGCAGTCGCAGGCGCCACCGGCAATGTCGGCCGGGAGATGCTGAACATCCTTTCGGAACGCGGTTTTCCCGCGGACGAAGTCGTGGCGCTCGCCTCGTCGCGCTCCATCGGTACCGAAGTTTCCTATGGCGACAAGACGCTGAAGGTCTCCAACCTCGAAACCTATGATTTTTCCGACACCGATATCTGCCTGATGTCGGCCGGCGGCGCGGTTTCGCAGAAGTATTCGCCGAAGATCGGCCAGCAGGGCTGCGTCGTCATCGACAATTCCTCCGCCTGGCGCTACGACGCCGAAGTCCCGCTGATCGTCCCGGAAGTCAACCCCGATGCGATCACGCTTTTCTCGAAGAAGAATATCATCGCCAACCCGAATTGCTCGACGGCCCAGCTCGTCG
Proteins encoded:
- a CDS encoding phosphatase PAP2 family protein, producing MNQPLASTAWIFLTTLLLVLAFVPFDPQLSHWAQNLPDEIVEFNREITDIGSAAWMIYTSALLLLVAFIVRRTAHQDALRHKARTARNLSAYFLLTIGTASTVVHGLKFLIGRARPELFAEYGAYSLTPFTSDRLFESFPSGHSTAAGALFGAFAMLMPQLRPVFLILALAIGVSRVIVGAHYPSDVAAGLLLGLWVAIMVAFVFARQGWLFRLDAGGWPAPKRAISQQKEK
- a CDS encoding MFS transporter, which codes for MANVATVDGAKAGPMTGEERKVILASSLGTVFEWYDFYLYGSLALYIGATFFSQYPSTTQSIFALLAFAAGFLVRPFGALVFGRLGDLVGRKYTFLVTILIMGLSTFLVGVLPGSASIGISAPIILIGLRLLQGLALGGEYGGAATYVAEHAPHGRRGYFTSWIQTTATLGLFLSLVVILLVQFAVGKEAFAEWGWRVPFLLSCVLLGVSVWIRLKMNESPAFKKMKEEGKGSKAPLTEAFGQWKNAKIAILALFGAVVGQAVVWYSGQFYALFFLTGVLKVDGQSANLMVAASLLIGTGFFVVFGWLSDKIGRKPIIMAGLLLAMLTYFPLFKALTWAGNPALAEAQENVRATVTAAPGNCNFQFNPTGVQKFTSSCDIATAFLTKNSVPYDVVSTAAAGTPATVKIGETTITSYDAIAAGDKAKAEDAAFSKQVNMALQAAGYPLVRGVAKVPDSKLDAFVAANPELALDAAAVRAGEKAMVPADKLVADKLLTKEEVGGAKEMAVYAIDKGGAFTMVADPARVNWTTIIAVLSVLVIYVTMVYGPIAALLVELFPTRIRYTGMSLPYHIGNGWFGGLLPATAFAMSAARGDIYYGLWYPIVFAGITLVIGLLFLPETKDRDIHAMD